The Formosa sp. Hel1_33_131 genome window below encodes:
- a CDS encoding SusD/RagB family nutrient-binding outer membrane lipoprotein — MKNIKIILYAFLSFVLTTSCTEDYEKLNENPNRSSEIPGHLLLGYTQRNFVNTLYTMQYGGDMGACWAQQWSKVQYNSEARYIPRRGNINNIWRNIYTLTLSEAKAMYDLAVLNENTNLQGIALVMQAIGYQTLAELYGPVPFTEALNLGNIQPAFDDESVVFEGVIQMLTDAAALLSSGSGDVVATSDLFYGGDTSKWLKLTNTLKFRALMRISSTRSVGAELQAIVNSGNLFGGNEDNAQLSYLAVSPDANPIWETIVDGSRPEYKVSSVLVDLLTSLNDPRLAVYASPAESDGVIRGKPPGFGLQTPLPNEALGYTYANISGLGSFYLNPELPGVVMSYSQLNFLMAEAANKGYISGGLAAVNTYYNQGISASFEFNGLNATNYLGQPGFAITSQSDGTAKIATQEWIALFGQGFETLIEWRRTKLPVLTPAAEADINQIPSRLYYPTNEPSLNNANYQAASSSIGGDLLTSSLFWQ; from the coding sequence ATGAAAAACATAAAAATAATACTCTATGCTTTTTTAAGTTTTGTACTCACAACAAGTTGTACAGAAGATTATGAAAAGCTAAATGAAAACCCTAACAGATCATCCGAAATTCCAGGACACCTGCTATTGGGATATACGCAAAGGAATTTTGTAAACACCCTCTATACGATGCAATATGGCGGAGACATGGGGGCATGTTGGGCACAACAGTGGTCCAAAGTCCAATACAACAGTGAAGCGCGGTATATACCGAGAAGAGGAAATATTAATAACATTTGGAGGAACATCTACACCTTAACCCTTTCTGAGGCTAAAGCAATGTATGACTTGGCAGTTCTAAATGAAAACACAAACTTGCAAGGAATTGCGTTGGTCATGCAAGCAATTGGATACCAGACGCTTGCGGAGTTATACGGTCCAGTCCCATTTACAGAGGCATTAAACCTTGGAAATATTCAGCCCGCTTTTGACGACGAAAGCGTTGTTTTTGAAGGCGTCATTCAAATGCTAACCGATGCGGCAGCTCTTTTATCTAGTGGATCTGGTGATGTGGTTGCTACTTCAGATTTATTTTATGGGGGTGATACTAGCAAATGGCTGAAACTCACAAATACGTTAAAGTTTAGAGCGCTCATGCGAATTTCTTCCACAAGAAGTGTAGGAGCAGAATTACAAGCCATTGTGAATTCAGGAAATTTATTTGGTGGAAACGAAGACAATGCACAACTGTCGTACTTAGCAGTATCGCCTGATGCCAACCCCATCTGGGAAACAATTGTGGACGGCTCAAGACCAGAGTACAAAGTGAGCTCTGTGTTAGTTGATTTATTAACGAGTCTTAATGACCCTCGTTTGGCAGTATATGCTTCTCCTGCAGAGTCAGATGGCGTCATTAGAGGAAAGCCCCCAGGATTTGGTCTTCAAACACCACTTCCTAACGAAGCTTTAGGCTATACCTATGCTAACATCTCAGGATTGGGGAGTTTCTACCTAAATCCAGAACTGCCAGGTGTGGTGATGTCGTATTCTCAATTAAACTTTTTAATGGCTGAAGCGGCCAATAAAGGGTATATTTCTGGTGGCTTAGCCGCTGTAAACACTTATTACAATCAAGGAATCAGTGCTAGTTTTGAATTTAATGGCCTAAATGCAACTAACTATTTAGGACAACCTGGTTTTGCTATCACATCACAATCTGATGGTACTGCTAAAATAGCAACCCAAGAATGGATTGCTTTATTTGGTCAAGGCTTTGAAACATTGATTGAGTGGAGACGAACAAAACTCCCCGTGTTAACGCCTGCAGCTGAAGCAGACATCAATCAAATACCATCTAGATTATATTACCCAACAAATGAACCTTCTTTGAATAATGCAAATTATCAAGCGGCGTCTTCTAGTATTGGTGGTGACTTATTAACATCTTCTTTATTCTGGCAATAA
- a CDS encoding SusC/RagA family TonB-linked outer membrane protein: MKTKFSGILMLMLALVVQISFAQEKKVSGTVSDNNGLPLPGATVVIDGTTSGVSTDFDGNYSINAKVGDVLAYSYIGYANQSQTVGASNTINVVLATDTNLDEVVVQAFRTTSKATSNIASTTVTAQTIESRPNASFVQTLQGQVAGLNITTGNGQPGGNSLINLRGVSSISGNTEPLFIIDGVPVDEDNFRSLNPNDIASLSVLKDAGATAIYGNRGANGVIIIETKVGSYETGLKVTYSGLTSFSNLQGNDYDLMNSREQLQLEKDFGAGFGATLSDVELEERARLVNTDWLDVFFGTGLTKSHNLSLSSGGKNLNSFTSLGFQDQEGILKRASTLKRFNFRNNINGKSNSGKFRYSTSLSLNYSESDEANSIGSGAINRNFAIGANQGVTYISPSSYVSGEGSNIPVNFANTPLMLLDRLETYTRREDEIKVIASLKASYDITDNLTFNSRFGADFTDEQLLRVEAPTSFNSQLFAQTGNVTPGFSVQNSDRSIFLNFNNSLSYTNTFAEKHSLEVSVFTEYFKAHWRSFGVTQEGFDPATFYPGDGSAFVDDNAANDNFVDTAFANIQNAGLFSYFAYADYDYDKTYGVSATVRRDASYRFADSNKWGTFWSVSGRWNVSNESFMQNLTFVNSLKLRASYGTAGNQRIVDSGGTFAPFGAADLTRDLFVTGGQYGGVNGLSFGQIGNNLLKWETVVQANVGIDFSLFNRLRGSFDVYKKNTEDLFFPTPISPALNGAQTSISANVGELQNSGFDLELHYDIVKASKQDGLNVTLNLVGNYNKQEVISLGSGGDIPYGLRVGGVIGEYYAAPFVGVNPANGNLLFENLNGDITENLVEADQRATGLNIYPDYQGSFGFDADFKNFFITTQFNYAIGVDRYDFNYNGFMDPTSIGQFRHSRDILNAWQQPGDITNVPSLNATNFADQSFSDRDLREADYLRLRFIQFGYNIPKVILDKTGFSYIRAFVGGENLVTFSKWRGFDAEGTGSSQNGYPTPKTFSIGLEFGF, translated from the coding sequence ATGAAAACAAAGTTTAGTGGAATTCTAATGCTCATGTTAGCGTTAGTTGTGCAAATTTCATTTGCACAAGAAAAGAAAGTTTCAGGAACTGTTTCTGATAATAACGGACTACCATTACCTGGTGCAACTGTTGTTATAGATGGAACTACATCTGGAGTTTCAACTGATTTTGATGGTAATTATTCTATTAACGCTAAAGTAGGTGACGTACTCGCTTATAGTTACATCGGATATGCAAACCAATCACAAACTGTTGGAGCAAGTAATACAATTAATGTAGTTTTAGCTACAGACACTAACTTAGACGAGGTAGTAGTACAAGCTTTTAGAACAACTTCTAAAGCAACTTCTAACATTGCTTCGACTACAGTAACTGCTCAAACCATTGAGTCTAGACCAAATGCTTCTTTTGTTCAAACACTACAAGGACAAGTGGCAGGTTTGAACATTACAACAGGTAATGGACAACCTGGTGGAAACAGTTTAATTAACTTAAGAGGAGTCTCCTCTATCTCTGGTAATACAGAACCATTATTTATTATTGATGGTGTACCAGTAGATGAAGACAACTTTAGAAGTTTAAATCCAAATGACATTGCTTCTCTATCCGTTCTTAAGGATGCAGGTGCAACAGCCATTTATGGTAACAGAGGTGCAAATGGTGTAATCATCATTGAAACTAAAGTTGGATCGTATGAAACTGGACTAAAAGTGACGTACAGTGGCTTAACAAGTTTCTCAAACCTACAAGGGAACGATTATGACTTAATGAACTCTAGAGAGCAACTGCAATTAGAAAAAGATTTCGGTGCTGGTTTTGGAGCCACACTTTCTGACGTTGAGTTAGAAGAGCGTGCAAGACTAGTCAACACAGACTGGTTAGATGTATTCTTTGGAACGGGACTTACAAAAAGTCACAATCTAAGTTTATCATCAGGTGGTAAAAACCTGAATTCATTTACATCGTTAGGATTTCAAGATCAAGAAGGTATTTTGAAAAGAGCAAGTACATTGAAACGTTTCAACTTTAGAAACAACATCAACGGAAAATCAAATAGTGGGAAATTCAGATACAGTACCTCTTTATCTCTCAACTACTCTGAAAGTGACGAAGCAAACAGTATTGGTTCTGGAGCTATTAACAGAAACTTTGCGATTGGTGCAAACCAAGGTGTAACGTACATCTCTCCTAGTTCTTATGTATCTGGTGAAGGAAGTAACATCCCTGTAAATTTCGCAAACACTCCTTTAATGTTATTAGACCGTTTGGAAACTTACACAAGACGTGAAGATGAAATTAAAGTCATCGCAAGTCTTAAAGCGAGCTATGACATTACAGACAATCTTACGTTCAACAGTAGATTTGGAGCAGATTTCACAGACGAACAACTGCTAAGAGTAGAAGCACCAACATCTTTTAACTCTCAGTTATTTGCTCAGACAGGAAACGTAACTCCTGGATTTTCAGTTCAAAATTCAGATCGATCTATCTTCCTAAACTTTAACAACTCGTTAAGCTACACTAATACATTTGCTGAAAAACACAGCTTAGAAGTATCTGTCTTCACAGAATACTTTAAAGCACACTGGAGAAGCTTTGGAGTTACACAAGAAGGATTTGACCCAGCAACCTTTTATCCTGGTGATGGTTCGGCTTTCGTAGATGACAATGCTGCCAATGACAACTTTGTGGATACTGCTTTTGCAAACATTCAAAATGCAGGTTTGTTCTCATACTTCGCTTATGCTGATTATGATTATGACAAAACTTATGGTGTATCTGCAACAGTTAGACGCGATGCTTCTTACAGATTTGCAGACTCGAACAAATGGGGTACATTCTGGTCCGTTTCTGGACGATGGAATGTTTCTAACGAAAGCTTCATGCAAAACTTAACTTTTGTAAACAGCCTAAAACTTAGAGCCTCTTACGGAACTGCTGGTAACCAACGTATTGTGGATTCAGGTGGAACATTCGCTCCCTTTGGAGCTGCTGATTTAACAAGAGATTTATTCGTGACTGGTGGTCAGTACGGAGGAGTCAACGGACTTTCATTTGGACAAATTGGAAACAATTTATTGAAATGGGAAACAGTAGTACAAGCAAACGTAGGAATTGACTTTTCTTTATTCAACAGACTTCGTGGAAGTTTTGATGTATATAAGAAAAATACAGAAGATTTATTCTTCCCTACACCAATCTCTCCAGCACTTAATGGAGCTCAAACATCCATTAGCGCAAACGTAGGAGAGTTACAAAACAGTGGTTTTGATTTAGAATTACACTATGACATCGTAAAAGCTTCAAAGCAAGACGGTCTTAATGTAACACTGAACCTTGTAGGAAACTATAACAAACAAGAAGTAATCAGTCTTGGTTCAGGTGGAGATATTCCTTATGGACTTAGAGTTGGTGGTGTAATTGGTGAATACTATGCTGCACCATTTGTAGGGGTGAATCCTGCAAACGGAAACTTATTGTTCGAAAACCTTAATGGAGACATTACTGAGAACTTAGTAGAAGCAGATCAAAGAGCAACAGGATTAAATATCTATCCAGATTACCAAGGTAGTTTTGGGTTTGATGCAGACTTTAAAAACTTCTTCATAACAACACAATTTAACTACGCTATTGGAGTAGATCGATATGACTTTAATTACAACGGATTTATGGATCCAACTTCAATTGGTCAATTCAGACACTCTAGAGACATCTTAAATGCATGGCAACAGCCAGGTGACATTACAAACGTACCGTCACTTAATGCAACTAACTTTGCCGATCAATCATTCTCTGATAGAGATTTAAGAGAAGCGGATTATTTAAGACTTCGTTTTATCCAGTTTGGATACAACATTCCTAAAGTCATCCTTGACAAAACAGGATTCTCATACATCCGTGCGTTTGTTGGAGGAGAAAACTTAGTAACGTTCTCAAAATGGAGAGGATTTGATGCTGAAGGTACAGGATCATCTCAAAATGGATATCCAACACCAAAGACATTTTCTATCGGACTTGAATTTGGATTTTAA
- a CDS encoding RagB/SusD family nutrient uptake outer membrane protein, with protein sequence MKNIFKIVYACLMLSIVSCNDAIEIEQPGRLGAENAFQSVSDLRAGLLGAYNFLDTTNEIGLTAAMTDETFKGRDNGGQNNDEQNFNINSSNGYAFGIWTSYYGAIGMANRVIQAAPSIDATEDQEDYDNVLGQAHAIRAFAHFQILTYFSPDYTDDSALAGILVTSPAEDIFEARPRATNGEFYTAISADLAMATDLINASEGVTFMGADFVTALKARIAAYRGQYVMADGYAASLLADYSIADQTEYAAMFEDADFTEVIFSLERSIGDSYDGQGLSGGGWAGSLFAFIDASASGGPFMEMSRSVYNILAGTDDVRLTRNLNVAESTVDPTYQTNDNSINDDVLLVFKYPGGTQPLLNDLKVFRASEMLFIRAEAAADAGNLTAAATLLKELRDARYGAAQDLQVFANETEAFGAILDERRLELLYEGHRWVDLKRLGNRGNRAIDRDAKECENLAGCSLPNSDYRFTLPIPLSETTANSGVEQNRDY encoded by the coding sequence ATGAAAAATATATTTAAAATCGTTTATGCTTGTTTGATGCTATCAATCGTAAGCTGTAATGATGCCATTGAAATCGAACAACCGGGTCGATTGGGCGCAGAAAATGCCTTTCAGAGTGTTTCAGACTTAAGAGCTGGTCTATTAGGTGCTTACAATTTCTTAGATACCACTAATGAAATTGGACTCACAGCAGCAATGACGGATGAAACTTTTAAAGGAAGAGACAACGGAGGTCAGAACAATGACGAACAGAACTTTAACATTAACAGTTCTAACGGATATGCTTTTGGTATCTGGACATCTTATTATGGTGCAATCGGAATGGCAAACAGAGTGATACAAGCTGCGCCTTCTATTGATGCTACTGAAGATCAAGAAGATTATGACAACGTATTAGGTCAAGCACATGCCATTAGAGCATTTGCACATTTCCAAATACTTACTTACTTCTCACCTGACTATACAGACGATTCTGCACTTGCTGGAATTCTTGTAACAAGTCCTGCAGAAGACATATTTGAAGCGAGACCAAGAGCTACCAATGGTGAATTCTACACGGCAATCAGTGCAGATTTAGCAATGGCTACAGATTTAATCAATGCTTCTGAAGGAGTTACTTTTATGGGTGCTGATTTTGTAACTGCTTTAAAAGCAAGAATCGCTGCCTACAGAGGACAGTATGTAATGGCTGATGGCTATGCAGCATCTTTGTTAGCGGACTACTCTATTGCTGACCAAACTGAATATGCAGCAATGTTTGAAGATGCGGATTTCACAGAAGTGATTTTTAGCCTCGAAAGATCTATTGGAGATTCTTACGATGGTCAAGGTCTTTCTGGTGGTGGATGGGCTGGAAGCTTATTTGCTTTCATCGATGCCTCTGCTAGTGGAGGTCCATTTATGGAAATGAGCCGTTCCGTTTATAACATCTTAGCTGGAACAGACGATGTACGTTTAACAAGAAATTTAAACGTTGCAGAATCTACTGTAGACCCTACGTATCAAACCAACGATAACTCTATTAATGATGATGTATTATTAGTATTCAAATATCCTGGTGGAACACAGCCATTATTAAATGATCTTAAAGTATTCAGAGCTTCTGAAATGTTATTTATTAGAGCTGAAGCTGCTGCCGATGCTGGAAATCTAACTGCTGCTGCAACTTTACTGAAAGAATTAAGAGATGCACGATATGGTGCCGCTCAAGATCTTCAAGTTTTTGCAAATGAAACAGAAGCGTTTGGAGCTATTCTTGACGAAAGACGTTTAGAGCTTTTATACGAAGGTCACAGATGGGTAGATTTAAAACGTTTAGGAAACAGAGGAAACAGAGCCATCGATAGAGATGCTAAAGAATGTGAAAACTTAGCTGGATGTTCTTTACCAAACTCTGATTACAGATTTACGTTACCAATTCCTTTAAGCGAAACAACTGCTAACAGTGGAGTTGAACAAAACAGAGACTATTAA
- a CDS encoding S8 family serine peptidase — translation MKKYILVIIVLVACLNTSYGQSKEQIETIISASLKEKNAALLEKINESNNEKTIRIDAYLSQNPGKERNYFVGDKKYTIVDVINGTPIAITTHNSDAAIATRANLLHNGGGAGVDIEGQGMTVGVWDEDNVLVDHIEFAGHFPTASIPRVTTPDYSINQTYGGHGTHVAGTIAAKGVWSDAKGMAPKSTIVSYTWDTDEAEALNEVTTNGLLISNHSYGVPAVDADGNEYLDAYYMGCYIGAAEVWDEIHFNNPYYLQVVSAGNNGNSPNSNASTDGYDKLTGEKNSKNNLVVANAQDPTMDGNYVLTAISINSSSSQGPSDDNRIKPDITGNGTGLISPYNNATDAYANSTGTSMAAPNVAGSVLLLQQFYSDLNNGEFMKSATLKGLVCHTADDDFVKIGPDPVYGWGLLNCLEAAYVINDDFYNGAKILEGTLVNGDTYTTTFEAGASSAVSATLCWTDPAGINQAGSINSTLPALVNNLDVSITGPDGNIYYPWRLNPASPTGNALRDAVNDVDTVENIDIDTPIAGTYTLTVSHQGLLTNDAQDYSLIISSAGFVLSTNSITENVLNIWPNPAKESLNFKFASTSDASCLVQLVDLQGRTVYTENMLGGTAVIKGQLNTSNYAKGVYFLTLKQGSKNTFKKVVIQ, via the coding sequence ATGAAAAAATACATTTTAGTTATTATAGTACTCGTCGCTTGCTTGAATACGTCTTACGGACAAAGCAAGGAACAAATTGAGACAATTATAAGTGCAAGTTTAAAAGAAAAAAATGCAGCACTCCTCGAGAAAATAAATGAAAGCAACAACGAAAAGACAATTCGTATCGATGCCTATTTAAGTCAAAACCCAGGAAAAGAACGCAACTACTTTGTCGGAGATAAAAAATACACCATTGTGGATGTCATCAATGGAACACCCATCGCCATCACAACACATAACTCTGATGCAGCCATAGCAACAAGAGCAAATCTTTTACACAATGGAGGTGGAGCAGGTGTTGATATTGAAGGTCAAGGGATGACTGTTGGCGTCTGGGATGAAGATAATGTATTGGTGGACCATATAGAATTTGCAGGGCATTTTCCAACTGCTTCAATTCCTAGAGTCACCACACCAGATTATAGTATAAACCAAACCTATGGCGGCCATGGAACACATGTTGCTGGAACCATCGCTGCTAAAGGCGTCTGGTCAGATGCAAAAGGAATGGCGCCGAAATCCACGATTGTGTCTTACACTTGGGATACTGACGAAGCGGAAGCTTTAAATGAAGTAACAACAAATGGACTCTTGATTTCCAATCATTCTTACGGGGTACCAGCCGTAGATGCCGATGGAAATGAATACTTAGATGCCTATTATATGGGATGCTATATTGGAGCGGCCGAAGTATGGGATGAAATTCACTTTAACAACCCCTACTATTTACAAGTAGTTTCTGCAGGAAATAATGGGAACAGTCCAAATAGCAATGCGAGTACCGATGGGTATGACAAGCTCACAGGAGAAAAAAATTCAAAAAACAATTTAGTTGTTGCCAATGCGCAAGACCCTACAATGGATGGAAACTACGTATTAACTGCAATCAGTATCAATTCAAGCAGCAGTCAAGGTCCTTCGGATGACAATCGGATTAAGCCAGACATTACTGGCAATGGAACTGGATTGATATCTCCTTATAATAATGCAACAGACGCTTATGCAAATTCTACAGGAACTTCAATGGCAGCTCCTAACGTAGCGGGATCAGTACTGTTGTTACAGCAGTTCTACTCAGATTTAAACAACGGAGAATTTATGAAATCTGCAACCTTAAAAGGATTGGTATGCCACACAGCCGATGATGATTTTGTCAAAATTGGTCCAGATCCCGTATATGGGTGGGGGCTTTTGAATTGTTTAGAAGCAGCCTATGTAATAAATGATGATTTTTATAATGGCGCAAAGATTTTAGAAGGAACTTTAGTCAATGGAGATACTTACACTACAACTTTTGAAGCTGGAGCCTCCTCAGCTGTCAGCGCAACCTTATGTTGGACGGATCCCGCAGGAATTAACCAAGCAGGATCTATAAACAGTACACTGCCCGCTTTAGTGAATAATTTAGATGTATCAATTACGGGGCCCGATGGAAACATTTACTATCCATGGAGGTTAAATCCAGCAAGTCCAACAGGAAATGCTCTAAGAGATGCTGTAAATGATGTAGATACGGTTGAAAACATTGACATTGATACACCAATCGCTGGAACCTATACCCTTACAGTGAGCCACCAAGGGCTATTAACCAATGACGCACAAGATTATTCATTAATCATCTCTAGTGCTGGATTTGTGTTAAGCACAAATTCAATCACAGAAAATGTATTGAATATATGGCCAAACCCTGCTAAGGAATCACTGAACTTCAAATTTGCATCCACATCAGATGCCTCTTGTTTAGTGCAACTTGTGGACCTTCAAGGAAGAACGGTCTATACAGAAAATATGTTGGGAGGAACAGCTGTAATTAAAGGACAATTAAATACCAGCAATTACGCAAAAGGAGTTTATTTTTTAACCTTAAAACAAGGCTCTAAAAACACCTTCAAAAAAGTGGTCATTCAATAA
- the rlmB gene encoding 23S rRNA (guanosine(2251)-2'-O)-methyltransferase RlmB — MEKETKIYGLRAIIEAVEAENTIDKVFLQKGLSGELYTELEKLLRKQNINFSYVPVEKLNRLTQHNHQGAVASMSPIAFYDLEELITAVKETKENPLFLLLDQLSDVRNFGAIIRTAECTGVDGIIIQKSGGAPINGDTVKTSAGAVFNIPICKVDHIKDAMFYLQASDIKVVAATEKTDNTIFDIDFKQGCAIIMGSEDRGINPSILKLVDDKAKLPMYGSIASLNVSVACGAFLYEAVRQRL, encoded by the coding sequence ATGGAGAAAGAAACCAAAATATACGGCCTTCGTGCCATCATTGAAGCCGTGGAAGCTGAAAACACCATAGACAAGGTTTTTTTACAAAAAGGACTCAGTGGCGAATTGTACACAGAGTTAGAAAAACTATTGCGAAAGCAGAACATCAACTTTTCGTATGTGCCAGTTGAAAAACTAAACCGTTTGACACAGCACAACCATCAAGGGGCAGTCGCCAGCATGTCGCCCATCGCGTTTTATGATTTGGAAGAATTGATCACCGCTGTCAAAGAAACCAAAGAAAACCCATTGTTTCTCCTCCTCGATCAGCTCAGTGATGTTCGTAATTTTGGAGCCATCATCAGAACTGCCGAATGTACAGGCGTGGATGGCATCATCATTCAAAAAAGTGGCGGGGCTCCCATAAACGGAGACACCGTTAAAACAAGTGCAGGTGCCGTATTTAACATTCCCATCTGTAAAGTAGATCACATCAAAGATGCTATGTTTTATTTACAAGCCTCCGACATAAAAGTCGTTGCAGCCACCGAAAAAACAGACAACACCATTTTCGATATCGATTTTAAACAAGGATGTGCCATCATTATGGGATCTGAAGACCGAGGCATCAACCCCTCTATTTTAAAATTGGTGGACGACAAAGCAAAACTCCCTATGTACGGCAGCATCGCCTCTTTAAATGTTTCTGTAGCATGTGGTGCTTTTCTTTACGAAGCCGTCAGACAGCGTCTCTAA
- a CDS encoding rhomboid family intramembrane serine protease has translation MNAQQPFRFSTGVIGYPIAFVLLIWIVFWFEVRFGYRFNYLGVYPRTLSGLRGVVFSPFIHGSLEHLYHNSTPLLVLSTALFYFYRPIAWKVILLGILFSGLSTWVIGSSAYHIGASGLIYVLMSFMLFKGIFSKHYRLTALSFVVIFLYGSMLWYVFPVKENMSWEGHLSGLVVGFIFALIFKTAIAKPPKYVWEDEDYDESQDPFLQQFDAEGNFIETPEENHTADSSLEIHYNFKEKDV, from the coding sequence ATGAACGCACAACAACCGTTTCGATTTTCTACAGGTGTGATCGGCTATCCGATCGCATTTGTCTTGTTGATTTGGATTGTGTTTTGGTTTGAAGTTCGGTTTGGGTATCGGTTTAATTATCTGGGGGTATATCCACGAACATTATCAGGTCTGAGAGGCGTTGTTTTCAGTCCTTTTATCCATGGGAGCTTGGAACATTTATACCATAATTCTACGCCTTTATTGGTGTTGTCCACAGCCTTGTTTTATTTTTACCGCCCGATTGCGTGGAAGGTTATTTTATTAGGTATTTTATTTTCAGGACTTTCTACTTGGGTGATTGGAAGTTCTGCCTATCATATTGGAGCGAGTGGACTGATTTATGTATTGATGAGTTTTATGCTCTTTAAAGGTATTTTTTCTAAACACTACCGCTTGACAGCACTTTCGTTTGTCGTCATTTTTTTATATGGCAGTATGTTGTGGTATGTGTTTCCTGTTAAAGAAAATATGTCGTGGGAAGGACATTTGTCTGGATTGGTGGTTGGGTTTATTTTTGCCCTTATTTTTAAGACGGCTATTGCGAAACCTCCCAAATATGTTTGGGAAGATGAAGATTATGACGAATCCCAAGACCCTTTTTTACAACAGTTTGATGCGGAGGGGAATTTTATAGAAACTCCGGAAGAAAATCACACAGCGGATTCTTCTTTAGAAATCCATTATAACTTCAAAGAAAAGGACGTTTAG
- a CDS encoding replication-associated recombination protein A, which produces MNAPLAERLRPKKLTDYISQSHLIGPNGALTQALKQGLIPSMIFWGPPGIGKTTLATIIATESDRPFYTLSAISSGVKDVREVIEKAKQSGGLFTTKNPILFIDEIHRFSKSQQDSLLQAVEKGWVTLIGATTENPSFEVISALLSRCQVYTLKPFDTNDLDALLKRAIETDELLSQKKIKLLETEALLRLSGGDARKLLNIFELIVNSETATKVTITNQLVLDKVQNSTVLYDKTGDQHYDIISAFIKSIRGSDPNGAVYWLARMLEGGEDVKFIARRLLILASEDIGNANPTALVLANSTFQSVAAIGMPESRIILSQCATYLACSPKSNAAYAAINQAIDVVKNTGNLAVPLDIRNAPTKLMKDLGYGESYKYAHNYDLNFVEQEFLPEGIESTQFYKPGNNARENTQQEFLKKRWKDKYNS; this is translated from the coding sequence ATGAATGCACCCTTGGCAGAACGCTTACGTCCGAAGAAATTGACCGATTACATCAGTCAATCACACCTTATTGGACCCAATGGGGCATTGACCCAAGCTTTAAAGCAAGGATTGATTCCGTCTATGATTTTTTGGGGTCCACCAGGCATTGGAAAAACAACCCTTGCCACCATTATTGCCACCGAATCCGATCGACCGTTTTACACCTTAAGTGCCATCAGTTCGGGTGTTAAAGATGTACGGGAAGTCATTGAAAAAGCAAAACAAAGTGGCGGGTTATTTACCACCAAAAATCCCATTTTATTTATAGATGAGATCCATCGTTTTAGCAAATCCCAACAAGATTCACTGCTGCAAGCCGTTGAAAAAGGCTGGGTAACGCTGATTGGAGCGACTACGGAAAACCCAAGTTTTGAGGTTATCTCTGCCCTGCTCTCTCGTTGTCAGGTCTATACCTTAAAACCATTTGACACCAACGATTTAGACGCTCTTTTAAAACGTGCAATTGAAACGGATGAACTCCTTTCACAAAAGAAAATTAAACTTCTAGAAACCGAAGCCTTGCTACGATTGTCAGGTGGCGATGCTCGGAAATTATTGAATATCTTTGAATTGATTGTCAATTCGGAGACTGCTACCAAGGTGACCATTACCAACCAATTGGTTTTAGACAAAGTTCAGAACAGTACGGTCTTATATGACAAAACAGGCGATCAGCATTACGATATCATTTCGGCCTTTATTAAATCCATTCGTGGAAGCGACCCAAACGGCGCTGTTTATTGGTTAGCCCGTATGTTGGAAGGTGGCGAAGATGTGAAATTCATTGCACGCCGTCTGCTTATTTTAGCAAGTGAAGATATTGGAAACGCCAACCCAACCGCTTTGGTTTTGGCAAATAGCACCTTTCAATCTGTTGCCGCCATTGGAATGCCCGAAAGTCGGATCATCCTAAGTCAATGCGCCACTTACTTGGCCTGTTCACCAAAAAGTAATGCGGCCTATGCCGCCATCAACCAAGCGATTGATGTGGTGAAAAATACAGGGAATCTGGCAGTGCCCTTGGACATTCGGAATGCACCTACGAAACTAATGAAAGATTTAGGCTATGGTGAGTCTTATAAATACGCCCATAATTACGATCTGAATTTTGTG